DNA sequence from the Vicia villosa cultivar HV-30 ecotype Madison, WI linkage group LG3, Vvil1.0, whole genome shotgun sequence genome:
aatcaattttttataaaattgtctCTAACTCTTAGAGGAATGGATTCAAACAATATAGTGAAATTTGCGTTGGGGccaatatttacaaaaaaaaattggcGTAAGAATTTCCTTCTCTATATATGTGTGTAATGAGACAGTTAGAGATGTTAGATGGACCGGTGCTCTCCAGCCACCGATTTCTTAGACTGCGGGGAATTAAGCTAGGGTTGGAGCAAGCTTTGACGACCATCGAACAATCAGTTTTTATCCAAAGCTTTTGCCAACCACGACAAATCGCAATATGAATTGCCTTTAAAGCTGCAGTGAACCATGCAAAAATCGTTGAACCTAAACTTTGCTTTTCTGTGTAGGTTGGCAAAAAATCACTATTGTTGTTCTAAAAAATGTCACTACACCCACTATCGTTTGTAATGGAACAATATGCTCTATCACAATTACACTTGTACTAATCTAGCATCGGAGGAGACCAGAGAACCTCTGTAAATGTTTGGAGCTCTAGACGGCCGAATATTAACACCAAAACCTTTAAGAGACACAAAGTCAACCATTGAGATGGAAGagagattttgagaattgtttccATTCAACATAATTTGATCCATAATGTTGTTGATGGAGTTTCTTCTACTGTGCCTAAGATTCTCATGATTGCACTTCTTCCTGATGAGccaaatttgattgattgtaaaGGTGATGGCAGCCTTTAACACAATTCCtgtttaattagaattattattactaCAAAGCTCAATCCAATCAGCCATGGAATTGGGATCAGAATTAATCAATGCATTTTCCTTCATCCACCTCCATAAAGAACTTGCAAAAAAGCAGTGAAAAAAAGTTGATCCGCATTTTTACAGATGAATTTCCTAAACAACAAATAGAAGCCAAGGAGATCCCTTTCGACATGACCAATGAATCGGTAGGAATTTTCCTGTGACATAGCCTCCAGATTAACATCGACTTGCTAGGCGGAATGTCAATGCTCCACAGAAGGATGGCCATTAAGCATTCAGGATACTACCTTCTTTAAAAGAATATGCATCATTGAGGGTGAGGCTTCCCAACATGTTGTGATTCCACACTAGCTGATTTGATAAGTTGATTTGAGAGAAATGGATAGGAGGCAGACTATGAACTAAAGCATGGAACCATAAATTCCAGGAAACATGGAAATTCCATTGCCATTCGAAAATGAAATCAGAGACAATTGTGTTAACTTTGATATCTTTGGTGTTGAGGAAATCAAGAGAAGTAGAAAGGATCAAGGGTTGGTCGCACCATGAATTTGTCCATAAATTTATGTCAATTCCCGTGCCTAAGACCCAACGAGAGTTATCGTCAAGAACGACGCTTCAGACTTGATTCTAGTCCAAATTGATAAGGAGATGAGATATCTAATGACTCATTTTTTATTGGAAACTCTCTTCTTTAGGAGGATTGCCCAAGACTCTTTGCTAGTTCTCAGATTCCACATGAGCTTGAGATTTGTGGCCTCATTTATTCTAACCAATGAACGCAGACCCGAGCCacctttaggctatgtttgggagtttagaGGGGTAGGGAGGGGAGagttttgaaaaataggaaggatTGAAGGAAAGGAATAGAAAGATTTTAGTTttgagggttttggaggatttgatttTCTTCATAACACAAAAACTCCCTAATttgggggaactcaaaatttatatttaaatagggttttggagggcttagacaaaatgttcaaatataatttttattattatagtatTTCAAAAAGTAAACATCCATTaatgataaatattattttatcattctaaacaaaatctttttttcaaaaaacataaaaaatttctctatattttaaaaaaaaatcaattttcgaaGCCCTCTCTCCCCCTcctctccaaactcccaaacatagccgtAGAACACGGATGACATGTCTTCTTCCAAGAAACCATAAATAACTTTCTACTGTGAATGTCTCTAGACCATATAAAGTTCCCGCAAGCTTGCTCAATTTTTCTCAACAGAGCCTTAGGCCAAAAATAAATGTTGTTGGTGTAATTTATCATACTATGAGTTATAGATTTAAGGGTTAAACCacattttgccccctgccatttgGGGAGAATTCAAAAACAAccctagaaaaaaaaatatatttcgtcCCTACCATTTGTAGATTCCATCATTTTTCCCTCTGAGTATATTTGGTCTAACAAAATATGTGACGTgttattaaattattgaagggataagaattaagaaaaatcaaacaaaattttaCCTTTACAAAGGATACGAATCCAACACATGCTTGATAAAGGGATGCCTGCTTTTTCACTTGGGTACTACTACTTggtttgttaaaattgcaaactaaatatatattaacacattattttattgtttatatGAATTTGTTTCAGTTTTTATACTAAACTAagtaaaattaaactaaactaattaaattaaaattaaactaaactaattaaaactaaattaaattaattaaattaaaactaaatttattCAAAgtaaactaaataaaatagaactaagtttaattaaatttaaactaaactaattaaattaaaactgaattaatttaaattaaattaaataaaaattaaaactaacttaattaaattgagttaaaataaatttaagctaaactaacttaattaaattaaattaaaactaaattaatttaaattaaacttaataaattaaaactaacttaaataaatttataaataaactaaattaatattgttatattttaattttgtaaatttaatttattttaagttattttaatttggttttaatttaattaatttcagtttagtatatttaagtttagtttaatatattttattttattttaatttatttattttaattcagttttagtttatattaatttcagtttattttagTAAATGTTTATAAAGTTTAATATATTTCAGTAAATGTTGTaatatatttgagtttatttcatatgaatttaatttaatttaatttatattaaattcattttaatatattaatttattttaaaattaacgtTAGTATATATACTAAATTAAACTCAGTAATAAAAATTAAcgttagttttaattattaattaaaatgaaaatattaaatatgaaaaataggtttcttgatttcattaataataaactgaaagaaaataaaataaaataaatttaaattaaatatatttatgtaaatatttaataaaaatttaatttatttatgtgttataacattaaatatataatatttttaatttaaaatagtatacatatttatttagtataaaattttatcaaaataattatgtAAGAGAAAACTTTTGTATCATATACATTTAATCCAACCATTATAGACAACAAATTTAACTAGCCCTATTGGTTGGGCAGTAGTGGCTGTGTCCTATGTGCGTGGGTTCAACTACCACTGGTACTATATTTTAAGTTTTGAATAcaccaaaataataaatttataattaagtaAGTTTGTCATCCCCTCCACACTTCCATTGCTGTCAACTCAAGAAATCGGAAACCCTCCTTATTTCTTCTCAAGCCGGCAACCAAACAACAATCAGGTATCAATCGGAAACCCTCCTTATTTCCTCCATGCTTTTTGTGTCATTTGTTTTCGTTTCTTCAAGCAGGAGTGTTTCGTTTCCAAAACCGTCCGTTCTTCtctccatttttcctttttatcgCCTGTGCTTTTTGTGTTGCTATTTGCATCTGCATTTGAGTTGAACTGCTTTGAAATATTTCGTTTTGTAATACCGATTTCAAAACTGTCCATTGCAGTGGGTGTTTGATTTGTTTCTTTTGCAAATCAAATGAAAATCTTCATCTGTAAATCTGATGTTCTTTTGAGTTGTTTGTCTTATTGTGTTTGAGTTATTTCAGTGTTAGATTTCCAACTGCCTTTACTGtgatttttcattcaaaaaactTATGGCTTTTCACTGATTAGTTATGCTTGCCATTTACCCCAGGAACAATGTCAAGGGCTCCCATCCTCATAAAGGATCTGGTCAAGGGGAACCAAGTCTGGAAAATGATGATTAGGGTTGTGGATCTTTGGGTTGTTAGTGAGAAAAATGGCCACCAACACCTTGAGATGGTCATTCAAGATGTAAAGGTATAACTTTTTCTGAGAATCTAAACCTGGTTTTTATGTGCTTTTTTAACTTTCGACTATTGTGCTTCCATTATTGTGCTTTTCTATTAAATGAACATTGTTACACGATGTATTTCGCAGGGTGATAAGATACACGTGACCACTTGGAACCGAGATTTCAAAGATTGGTTTGAACAAGTCAAGGAGCATGAGACATTTATTGTGTATAATGGAGAGCCCGTTGACAACGAAGGTCCTTTGAAAGTTTGTTCTCACCCACTCAAGCTCATCTTCAACGGAGGTACTACTATGACCAAGGTGGCGTTACCCGACATCCCGGCCCATAAATACATTTTTCATCCCATTGACAACTTTCTCAAGGGGAACTACAAGCATGACCTTTTGTATGGTGAGATCTCACTCTATGACTTTTGCACACTGATTATTTATTTCTTCCTCCTTCTGCAAAGTCACAATATCCATGAAATATGTCCGTTTATGATTTTTGCTTTATTTGCTGCACCATGGATATTTGATGCACCATGAATTTCTTTATTTGCTGCACACAAATCAGATGTTATAGGGGTATTGCAAGACGTAGTTAGGACACAAATGGGCGGCGTTGGTCGAAAATCTTGCGTCAATATTACCTTGCGTGATGTCGAAGGCAATGTTATCGAGGTGGCATTATGGGAGGCTTACGGCAAGCAATTCATGAACTACACTACCCCGGACAACATTTCTGGGCCTACAATTATCGTTCTGACCCATGCCTGGTGCAAGCCAAATACAGGTTTCATTTTGCTATCAATTTTATATTCTTGATGTGGATATTTAACTACTGTAAACTTTATTCAGTGTGCTATCAATTGGTGCACTTTCATTTTGCTATCAATTTCATATTCTTCATGTTTATATTTTGCTATCAATTGCACTGTCCTTCTTACAACCTATAACGTTGCATTGTAGTTTCCGGTTTGCCGTCTCTTTCGAACGCGTGGAACGGGTCTAGACTTTACATTAACTTGGATCATCCTCAGGTTGCCGAATTCAAAGCTAGGTAATCTAACAATTCCACTATGCAAGAAAGTAAATACTATGATTCAAATTAATAGCATTCCTTATGACTAATTTTGCCTTTTCACAGTTTTGGAGCAACTGCTTTATCCGGTATACCTGCGCTTTCCCAATCATTAACCGCCGATTCGACCATTCAATCTGCAAACAGTTTCTGGACTAACTTGGCTGAAGTCAAGACTATCCAATCAATCTCTGAACTAGGAAAGGTTAGGCTGTTTTTACATAGATTGTCTTTTGAACAGGAATTGCTTCTTTCAAACTCAGTACCACACCATTAACATTTGAATTCTGATTTCAATCCTCTTTGATGCAATAGGATTCTTACGCAACCACTATTGGGACTACCGTCGGTTTCAAAGCGTCCAAGAACGGATGGTATTTTGAGTCTTATGCTGGCTCATCTGGAAATACAGATCCTGATCCTGTTATTAAGTGAGTACCTATTCTTGCCCTTCTACCCGAATGCATATCTTACTATAATAGTGTCCTATGACCTAAAACTCACTTATTTGTCGTAGGTTCAAAGTTGAGGTTGAAGTCGTCTATGCTAACCACTATGGAACCTTTGTTTTTTGGGATAAGGATTGTATCCCTTTTACAAAAAAGTCTGCTAAGGAATTAAGAGGGATTATGAAGGAGGTGACGATTGTCATTGGCATTTTGCTTTTCTTACTTTAACCATTATACATGACTATTAATCCTATTGGCTGCATTGTTGTTTTGAATAGGCTGGAGAGGACAACCCAAAAATTTGGCCTGCTCATCTAGATGTTTTGTTGAATAAACAATTTGTGTTCCGTGTCAAGTATCAAAAACAGTTCCAACAATTCTCTATCGTGAAAATACTTGACGAGGACGGTCTATACGCCAAGTTTGACAAATACCTCACCCCGGATGAGGTACAAGTTCTGTTTCATCTTTCTTTTTTAAACCATATTCATACCGATTTACAAGATAAAATCTTCTTTCCATTGACATCGCATCCATTTATTGCTGTTACAGAGCATGCCAAGTGACCCCGTTCTTGAAAATGATGCCACTGCTCCGATACTCAATCCAAACCAGGTTAGAAATAACTAATTATATCTTATCTTTTATAAATAAGAACTATTGTTAACTCCCTCATACCAAATCTGTTTCATAATGTATTGTCCGAGTACTTATTCCCgtgctatattttgactaaaTTCCATGTAATGTTTATAGCTCACACAAACTTCTGAGCAATCAATCTGTGCTGAGCATTACTCGGCTGCTAACCTGGCTTGGAGCCCGGAGGCAAGCTCCAACAGTACTCCAGCCAAGAGGGTATCAGATTCAGCCTCATTTAACGATCTAATCCAGCCCGAAGAGATAACTCCCAAACAATCAGCCACTAAGGCCAAGACTGGAAAGAAGATTAAGCATTTGAAGAAAGAATAATTTGGTGGGTTTATTTCAGCAGTTTGTCTCTTTTTTGTTGCTGATTCTAGCATTTTGGATGTGTAAGGATATAATCCACTAACTAAACACATTTATTTTGTGACCAATCTCATGATGACTTATGTTTCCCATGTTAATCTTAACTATTTTAACTCCTAATATTATTATGACCTATGTTTTGTATTCATTCTAGTATCAATAATTCCTACCACTTATCAATTCAGTTTATACACAATGCAAGCTTTCTTATAATCTAAGAAAAATGTCTGAGTTTCAAATAAGCACATCCTACAATAATAGATTTAGACTTAGCCATGATCCTATTTACTACAGCATAGTATCTCAGCCACACTTACAATTTATAATCCTAATTAACACATTAAATATAATCATACTAATTATAATGATCAAAAATTGCCCCATTTGCAAAGCACTAAAATGTTAATTGTTTAATCTCTATCTTTACTGGTGCGTATATACACTGTTTTCCACTGTATATTGGTTTGTAAACTTACACAAAATTACACCTTCTTAAGTGATAAATACACAATGGttgatagtttttttttgctGCAAATTTAAAATAGTGTTGGCCAAACTCATAGAATACCTATTTCCTTAAGAAATATGGCTGGGCATTTTTATAACTGATGCATTTAAGTTGTTCACCATGTTTTAACGTTTTTTAGTGCAAGCAAGTCACATTCACCTTTCTCTATTGTACAATGCACAGCTTCCTTTTTCATCATAAGTCATTGGGAACTGCATCATAGCTCTAAAACTGTCCTTTCATGCGCAGGTACAGCAGCTGGATGTTACACAGTCCAGCATTTTGGGATATTCTAGAGTAATATGTCACATCCACCTTAAATGCTATCTACTTCTTTACACGGTAAGTCAACTTTATTCAGAATTTTTGTATATTTAATGGCAGtatttcatatatacattaattaGTGATGTGGCCAGGCACAAGAAATGTGGTATATAGTAGTTAACTTAGTCTAACTTTAAACAAGTAGCCAGCACACTGCTGCAGGATGCCATGATGTCCTAGCAGCCTAGGTCTGCAATAGTTTCCTATTTGTAACCGTGAAACAACCATTTTATATGGAGTTATACAAAATTTACATTTTGTTGTTTAACATGCTAACTTGGAAATGTTTTCTACAACTATTTTTGTCCTAAACATATAATTAGTATGCACAACTTTTAACTCTATTGAAGATAAATCAAATTACACAAAATTATGAAATGTGACTCACTTAAAACAACGACATACTTGGCCTAAACATTTTCAATTGATAACTGAGCTTGGCTTGGCACTGAGCACAAAACTTCACAgttgtttacatttatttgttaTGAAACACTTTGGCACCTCCAATCTATATGAGAAACAACTTCGACACCACAAGTTGGACTAAGTTCACCAGGTTAAAATCTGAGCTTGCCTAACTTCTTGATGTATGTATGCTTCTGTAATAATTTCCCTTGGATTTAGCTGAAACAAACTTATTTTACCATTGCTTGTGAATCAAATGTTACTTCCTGTGAAATTACTATGCACCAATAAACCTAGGTACATACCAGAGGCAATGTTAGGGATGAAAATTATTAGATTGAAAGAATAGAGACATTGTAATTAGGGGTGAACAGGAATAGAATGAAATAATATGCAACTAGATGAGCAGGAAAAAACAAGAAACAGGACCATTACTGTCAAAATATTATAGAACAGTAGTTAATCCTTGGCTTTACCTTTGCAGAGTTGTGCTTGCATTTGGTTTTCTAATGCAACCAAATTTATTTTGTTTAGGACGAGCACAGCATCCTTGCAAAGGGCTttgaaactctgttcaaaattTCAGACATCTTTGTAATCTTTTATATAACACTTATATCTTTCTTTTTATACTAGATGAAGTTTGTTGAAGCCTTTAATGTTTGCCCCATCTACCTTATTAAATGCATTACCTACCATGTCAAATATATTATAACAGTTATAAGCCATAGAGATTACACAAAATTGACTCTCCCATTTAGTATTTAATGCATGCTTTATTTACTTCTCAATAGCTGAATAAATGTTACCCAAGATATATAGTATGTCAGGTTGCAGCCACATGTTGTTACGAATGCTTTGTTTTAACACTGTCGTCATTAAACGTTTACTAATTGTAGAATGGCTTACTGTTGTAGATCATTTTGTGATTATAGATATGGATAATATTGACAAAATTGCCTCATCCAAAAAGTCACGCGCAAGAAGAGCaattattttgaaggaaaatagGTCCAAACGTCAAAAGTTTAGTCCTCAGCCAGTACTACGTGTGGAAACTGTGGTTAATAATCCTTCCTTCCTCACGCCGAGACAACCTTTGTCCGAGCTGACTCCGTCATTCCAAAACAGCATTACAGGAACACCAATTCATCAACCCTTTATTATTCCAAGTCCACGTGATGTAGGTTCGGAACCTAGCCTGTCCAGACACGGTTTCAGAAATTTGAAAAGCTGTCAGATAGGCTCCCTAGGGACAAATCTGTTCTCAAAGTTTGCTTCAACTACTGCACTTAAGGAAAATGAAACTGTTACTGAATTCACACTGGAAGCTAACCAGCAGCCGCTTCCTCTTCATGAAAACAACGTTGCCGCAGCCGGAAGTTCTTCTAATAGAGCCACGTTATTGTAATTATTCTTTCCTTCATACAATCTGTTTCATCCATTATTGTATATTTAATTTCTTATATGTCTATAGTGGATATTCTAATGTACTACCCATTGTCTTTGTTAACAGACGTCCATCAGATTCCAAAACAGGTCGGGGACGGCCTAAAAATCACTATGGAGTTCCAAATATGGCGCTTAACTTGTGCAGAAAGTTTCCTTTACCGACGACTACGGATGTAATTGCCACACAAAATGATACACTCTATGCAAACTTACAAACTAGGTAAATTCTAATATCAAAATTCTAACACATTCGTaaataacacacacacacaaagctACATGCATTTGGaccattttaaaaaaatcataaagctGCATGCATACATTGAAAAATAAGATATATTACCATGGAAAGCACCTAAATATTTGTAACTTTAGTCTAATTGAGCATGGATTTCAATGTACAGGTATTCAACAGTTCACAAACCAGGAAGGGGAAGGCCTAGGAAAATAATCACAGATCCAAACCTCTCTCTGAATCTGAACACAGATACCTCCAAACAAACAATTAGCCTGCAGCATTCTATTTCATGTGAAGGATCCCGTTCAAGgtacaaaatataattttctaAAACATTACTTTGACAAGTATTTTCAATGACCATGAAGTTAATATTAGTTTGTGATTTACATACTCCAACAGGGATGTTGTTAGACCTAATGCCCCTGGGCTGCAAGTACCGCAAAACACTGAAAGAATTGGTGGCGACGATTTAGAGCCAGTCTCAAAATCCACACATGGTCCGAATTATGCCGCGCAGCCAACAAGTCCGATTTTTCCACCTACggtcaatttcaattttaatacaGTCTATGCAAACTTACCAACTAGGTAAATTCTAATATCAAAATTCTAAATTCAGTGTATGTTGTCCACTTTTGGCGCATTTTCTATACACATTCGTGTGAAACAAGGCCATATGACAAAACTCATTAAGAAATTGCTGAAAttgaaaatgataataaaattacCCTATATATCACCTTAATGTGTGTATGTTTAGTCTTACTGATCTTGGATTTCAATGTACAGCTGTTCAACAGTTCACAAACCAGGAAGGGGCAGACCTAGGAAAAAAATGACACATCCAAACCTCTCTCTAAATCTGAACACAGATTGTTACAAACAAAATATGAGCCAACAGCATTCTATTCCATGTGAAGGATCCAGTTCAAGGTACCAAACATGTGTTTCTATTACATAGGTTTGACAAGTATTTTCAATGATATCTTAATTTAACAGTTCATTGTGGTTTGTGAACTCAAACAGGGATGTCGTTACACCTAATGCCCCTGGGCTGCAAGTACCTCAAAAGTCTGGAAGAATTGGCGGTGACGACTTAGAGCCAACATCAAAGTCCACACATGGTCCCAATTATGCCGCGGAGCCAAGATGTCCGATTTTTACACCTACAGTCAATTTGGATTTTAATAGTGACTCCGACAGTGATAGCGACTATGACCCTTTTGCAAGTAAGTTTGATATCTTAATATAGTACACCGTGCATTTACCTTATAACTCCAGATTGTGTAAAAGGCACCTATTGTCCCTTAAACTGTCAAC
Encoded proteins:
- the LOC131657463 gene encoding uncharacterized protein LOC131657463 codes for the protein MSRAPILIKDLVKGNQVWKMMIRVVDLWVVSEKNGHQHLEMVIQDVKGDKIHVTTWNRDFKDWFEQVKEHETFIVYNGEPVDNEGPLKVCSHPLKLIFNGDVIGVLQDVVRTQMGGVGRKSCVNITLRDVEGNVIEVALWEAYGKQFMNYTTPDNISGPTIIVLTHAWCKPNTVSGLPSLSNAWNGSRLYINLDHPQVAEFKASFGATALSGIPALSQSLTADSTIQSANSFWTNLAEVKTIQSISELGKDSYATTIGTTVGFKASKNGWYFESYAGSSGNTDPDPVIKFKVEVEVVYANHYGTFVFWDKDCIPFTKKSAKELRGIMKEAGEDNPKIWPAHLDVLLNKQFVFRVKYQKQFQQFSIVKILDEDGLYAKFDKYLTPDESMPSDPVLENDATAPILNPNQLTQTSEQSICAEHYSAANLAWSPEASSNSTPAKRVSDSASFNDLIQPEEITPKQSATKAKTGKKIKHLKKE